In Drosophila pseudoobscura strain MV-25-SWS-2005 chromosome 4, UCI_Dpse_MV25, whole genome shotgun sequence, the following proteins share a genomic window:
- the vig gene encoding plasminogen activator inhibitor 1 RNA-binding protein, whose product MDSAGKNRYELLFMDDDVSEPLDNLVAATAAVAAATAASKKKQPQPAAGGAAAASAATKSGAVKVAKTAAAGGGPNAKKPNQAEKENKPNALNKNNNNNEGKKPATTTDKQFNKDNSSGGYKQGGSGGGGAPRPGGGGFGNRTREFGTGQGQGQEREQRGQGQQRERNVNFRQQNGGGVRDGNGNGNYETREQRNNRRNVRENGPGGPPDGQPRPYRGQGNSGAGGDRPPRQNRNFDGQNRKREFDRQSGSDKTGVKAIDKRDGAGAHNWGSVKEAIDDVNKNESETSVNNADGENKANESGNEQQSEQQAAAEEETKELTLDEWKAQQGQRTKPTFNIRKAGEGEDTSQWKKMVVLTSNKKKENESEEELEYDPAMYPQRVGRQQRVLNIQFNFNDGRRGPGGFGGRGGRGGPRVGGGIGRDGPRPEGGNRGGPRDGPRDGPPSGPRQNTEEGAAAGGGATSAPTNNRPPIERRGPGANNSGGGAGGLGGGAKRFGNERQQNAAPKVNDERQFPTLA is encoded by the exons ATGGATAGCGCCGGTAAAAATCGTTATGAACTCTTGTTCATGGACGATGATGTTTCCGAACCATTAGATAATCTTGTGGCGGCGACCGCTGCCGtagcagccgcaacagcagccagcaagaAGAAGCAGCCACAGCCTGCCGCGGGCGGTGCTGCCGCCGCATCGGCAGCCACCAAGAGTGGCGCCGTCAAGGTGGCCAAGACAGCAGCCGCTGGCGGAGGACCAAACGCTAAGAAACCAAATCAGGCCGAAAAGGAGAACAAGCCAAATGCTctcaacaaaaataacaacaacaacgaaggCAAGAAGCCCGCTACTACCACGGACAAACAGTTCAACAaagacaacagcagcggcggtTACAAGcaaggcggcagcggcggcggtggtgctCCCCGtccaggcggcggcggctttgGCAACAGAACACGTGAATTCGGCACCGGTCAAGGGCAGGGACAGGAGCGGGAACAACGCGGACAGGGCCAGCAGCGTGAGCGCAACGTGAACTTCCGTCAACAGAATGGTGGTGGCGTGCgcgatggaaatggaaatggcaactACGAAACACGTGAGCAGCGCAACAACCGTCGCAATGTCCGTGAGAATGGCCCTGGTGGACCTCCCGATGGTCAGCCCCGTCCGTATCGCGGCCAGGGTAACAGTGGAGCTGGCGGTGATCGCCCACCTCGCCAGAACCGCAACTTTGATGGACAGAACAGGAAGCGGGAATTCGATCGTCAGTCTGGATCCGACAAAACTG GTGTTAAGGCAATTGATAAGCGCGATGGAGCTGGCGCCCACAACTGGGGTTCGGTCAAGGAGGCCATTGATGATGTGAACAAGAACGAAAGCGAGACAAGTGTGAACAATGCCGATGGAGAAAACAAGGCCAACGAGTCTGGAAATGAACAGCAGAgcgagcagcaggcagccgccGAGGAAGAGACCAAAGAGCTGACATTGGACGAGTGGAAGGCACAGCAGGGGCAGCGCACTAAGCCCACCTTCAATATACGCAAGGCCGGAGAAG GTGAGGACACATCGCAGTGGAAGAAGATGGTCGTACtgaccagcaacaaaaagaaggaaaatgaGAGCGAAGAGGAACTTGAATACGACCCTGCCATGTACCCACAGCGCGTTGGCCGCCAGCAGCGCGTTCTCAATATCCAGTTTAACTTCAATGACGGTCGTCGCGGTCCAGGCGGCTTCGGCGGACGCGGTGGTCGCGGCGGACCACGTGTCGGCGGCGGTATTGGTCGCGATGGACCCCGTCCTGAGGGCGGCAATCGTGGCGGACCACGTGATGGACCCCGTGATGGCCCGCCATCGGGTCCTCGCCAGAACACTGAggaaggagctgctgctggtggtggtgccacaTCGGCACCAACAAACAACCGGCCGCCAATCGAGCGTCGCGGTCCGGGAGCCAACAacagtggtggtggtgctggcggTTTGGGCGGTGGCGCCAAGCGTTTCGGAAATGAGCGGCAACAGAATGCCGCCCCCAAGGTGAACGATGAGCGCCAGTTCCCGACACTGGCCTAA
- the TfIIS gene encoding transcription elongation factor S-II, with product MSVEDEVFRIQKKMSKISTSSDGSGQEQALDLLKALQTLNINLEILTKTRIGMTVNELRKSSKDDEVIALAKTLIKNWKRFLASPAPTTPNNSTAAGKDSSNSSASKSSSSSKSASKEKSSSSSSSSSRDKREEKKVSSSQTSFPSGGMTDAVRLKCREMLTTALKMGEVPEGCAEPEEMAAELEDAIYSEFKNTDMKYKNRIRSRVANLKDPKNPGLRGNFMCGAVSAKQLAKMTPEEMASDEMKKLREKFVKEAINDAQLATVQGTKTDLLKCGKCKKRNCTYNQLQTRSADEPMTTFVMCNECGNRWKFC from the exons ATGAGTGTGGAGGATGAAGTCTTTCGGATTCAGAAGAAGATGAGCAAGATATCAACGTCGAGCGATGGCTCA GGACAGGAACAGGCTTTGGATTTGCTGAAGGCCCTGCAAACGCTGAACATCAACTTGGAGATTCTGACCAAAACGCGCATCGGCATGACCGTCAATGAGCTGCGAAAAAGCAGCAAGGACGACGAGGTGATTGCCCTGGCCAAAACCCTGATCAAGAATTGGAAACGCTTTCTGGCCAGCCCGGCCCCAACCACTCCCAACAACAGCACTGCCGCCGGCAAGGACAGCTCGAACAGTAGTGCCTCCAAGTCGTCGAGTTCCAGCAAGTCCGCCAGCAAGGAGAAGTctagcagtagcagcagctcctcctcgagGGACAAGCGCGAGGAGAAGAAGGTCTCGTCGTCTCAGACCTCCTTCCCCTCCGGCGGCATGACAGATGCCGTGCGCTTGAAGTGCCGCGAAATGCTGACCACCGCTCTGAAGATGGGTGAGGTGCCCGAAGGTTGTGCCGAGCCCGAGGAAATGGCCGCCGAACTAGAGGATGCCATTTATTCGGAGTTCAAGAATACGGACATGAAGTACAAGAATCGCATTAGATCGCGTGTGGCCAATCTGAAGGACCCAAAAAATCCGGGTCTGCGCGGCAACTTCATGTGCGGCGCCGTCTCTGCCAAGCAGCTAGCCAAAATGACTCCCGAGGAGATGGCCAGCGACGAGATGAAGAAACTGCGCGAGAAGTTCGTCAAGGAGGCCATCAACGATGCACAGCTGGCCACCGTACAGGGCACCAAGACAGATCTCCTAAAGTGCGGAAAATGCAAGAAGCGCAACTGCACCTACAACCAGCTGCAGACGCGATCCGCCGACGAGCCCATGACCACTTTTGTCATGTGCAACGAGTGCGGCAATCGCTGGAAATTCTGCTAA